The Miscanthus floridulus cultivar M001 chromosome 6, ASM1932011v1, whole genome shotgun sequence genomic interval aacatttaatactccatgtatgtaccacaagtttgatgtgacggggaatcttctttttatatagtgtCAAATTTTGGAATTTGGGGTGAAGTAAACACCCCAAAAATAAAGAGGCAGTAAGTGACGGACTGAAGGAGAGACTGGTCTGAGCAGGGAGCAATGGTGGCAGCCAGAGCCAGGCACAGGAGCGTCAGCCCGTCACTCCCCCACCTCTGCAGCTGCACTGCACAGCGCACAGCGGCTCCCCGCACACGCGCCTGCGCTGTCCACCACTACTGCCTTGTGCCTTCCCCTTACCTCGCCGGCCACTTCCTTCGCTACACTATTCATTCGAGACTCATGCCTCTGCTCTGCGTCGCCGGCGGGGGAgaggaggagagagggagagtggcAGAGGCATGAGTCCGCGTGCCAAGAAGTGTCAAACAAAACCACTGCGGCTTTGTCCGCCACCAGCGGCAAGAGCAGGCAATATTTCAAAGGCCGTAGCCCCGTAGGCCTGCCCTACTCGGCTACTCCCCACCACACCACTTCCCTTCCCCGCCTACAAGCAAGCCACCCCCAGCCattcatggccatcaccaccatgtGTCGCCACCCCACCTCCACCTCCCACCCACTCCTCTCCCCGCGCCATTAAACCCGCCTCACTCGCTTCCTCAGCTCCATCCGTCGCCGCATCGGCGCTTTGCTGCTGTTTGCTCCTTCCGTGGAGCCAGCTGCTGCGGCCGACCGGGGCCATGGCGGGCATTGACCTCAAcaccgtggaggaggaggacgaggaggaggcggaggcgccGCCTGTGGCCAGGGCGGCGGGTGCCGCCGTGTGCCTGGAGCTGTGGCACGCGTGCGCGGGCCCCGTCGCGCCGCTGCCGCGCAAGGGCAGCGCCGTCGTGTACCTGCCGCAGGGTCACCTCGAGCACATCGGCGGCGACGTGGGCACGGCGGGAGCAGCCGCCGCTGCGGCGGTGCCGCCACACGTGCTCTGCCGCGTCGTCGACGTCACCCTCCACGTGAGTTCGTGCGTCGCGCCGCGCGCGCGGCGTCTGGGCGGCGCTTGTACGGTGCCTGCGAGCGCAATGTGCTCGAGCTATTGACTGACAAGAGAAAACCTGTCTTTGTTCCGTGCAGGCGGACGGCGCGACGGACGAGGTGTACGCGCGGGTGTCCCTGCTGcccgaggacgaggaggcggagaggcgggcgcgggcgcgggttcGGGAGGACGAGGACGCGGATCGCGACGGCGAGGACGGGGCCGCCATGAAGCCGCTCGCGCGGACGCCGCACATGTTCTGCAAGACGCTCACGGCCTCCGACACCAGCACGCATGGCGGCTTCTCcgtcccgcgccgcgccgccgaggACTGCTTCCCGCCGCTGGTACGGCCAGTAGCACTGAAAGAGGTCCCTTCTCATGCTGGCTTGGAGGTTGCTTGGGTTACTGACTCTGTTTAGTGTGGCGTGCAGGACTACAGCCAGCAGAGGCCGTCTCAGGAGCTCGTGGCCAAGGATCTACACGGCACGGAGTGGAAATTCCGACATATCTACCGAGGTAGTACGCCAATAGTATGTATTGACTGGGTTAGCTTGGCTTGGGTACTCACTATGGGCTATACGATTTTGTACATTATGCTTCGTTGTTAGAATTCTCTCTGCAACACTTGTTCCATTTTCTTAGCATGTTAAGTACCGAATGAGACTCAGTTCAGAAGGAGGGCTTTAGTTGTGTTCATTTGAGAGTCTGCATTTTCAGTAataataattgaacaaatgttggCTTTAGTTTTCAAGTAATGGAGGTTATTGTATTTGCATTCAGTCTGTAAATTTGAGCAAATTTCTGAAAATGAATATCTTGAAGCTAATTTAAGTGGTCAGGAAAAATCAACTGATACTTCAACAAAAGATCATGCAACTTGCGAACAGCGAAACATATGTTAGTGACTGTATGAAACTATGAAACATAAAATAGAATGGATGCTATTGGATTTTGAATAACTATAGTTTCTGATAGGCCTGCTTGTTACAGGCCAACCACGAAGGCATCTCTTAACCACTGGATGGAGTGCATTTGTTAATAATAAGAAGCTTGTTTCTGGAGATGCAGTTCTGTTCCTTCGGTAGGCGTTTAGCTCATTTTGTCATTATAAAGTTGAACATATTGTACCTTTTCTTCTGTATAGACTTTCATCCTTTTCCAGAGGTGAAGATGGAGTGCTTCGACTGGGAGTGCGCCGAGCAGCCCAGCTAAAAATTGTAACTCCTATTCCTACACCGCATAACCAGTGCTCAAGTCATAGCACTCTGGGAAATGTTGCACAAGCTGTGGCCGCCAAGACTGTTTTCCACATTTACTACAATCCTAGGTAATAAAAGTACTTTTCTGGTTGTTTTGTCAATATTATCTAGATGTCTGTACTGGTACATATTTGACAAGCTCACATTCACATGATGCAACTATAGGTGTGATAGAGCATAAGCTATGCATGCAATTTGTGGATCCTTAAATAATAGGAAAGTACTAAATCCTACTGTTGTTCCTTAGTGGCTTGCTCAAAAACCATTTACTAGAGCCTAAATATTATGTCTTACTTATACTCGGTTCAATACTTAACTGACGAGCAAATCCAGTGCTGCCTGTTTTCGAGTACAACAATCCACTTTTATGGTGTCACAATAGTGGCTGTTGTTGTGCTATGGTTGattaacaaaataaaaaaactgatcccTTTTGTTTCACCTTCTTGACCTGTCGCATTATCTTGTGTTTCCATACTTGCAAATTATGCTATTGCATGTGATCTTTGGGAATGAAGACACGATGCACATTTAAGGTTACCATTTAGATTTCAAGGTTGTTTTTTTGAATTTAACATTTGACCTACTGATGCCAAATTATATTTACAAGTATCTATGCCGTTCTtctgtgctacttcttttttagTGCCATGATTAAATTTGTGACGAGTTAGAAGTGCACAGAATTTCAGATATGCATTTTCCTTCCAATGTCTCCCCTTGTTGGAGGAGTCTGATGccttcctgtgtataagaaattACTTGAATTCACAGGTTAAGTCAATCTGAATTCATTGTATCCTATTGGAAGTTCAAGAGAAGCTTCAATCAACCAATATCTGTTGGAATGAGATGCAGAATGCAATATGAAAGTGACAATGCTTCTGAAAGAAGGTTACAGTGGTGCAATGATCATATATGTTTTTTGCTGACGGATTTCCCATGCACTCTGGTTTTTCTATTTCACTCATTCTGATGTGTTCAAAATCATTTCTTTTCAGGTGCACTGGGATAATAATTGGAAGCAGAGAAGCTGAGCCTATTTGGTATGGTTCAAAATGGAAATTCTTGGTGGTATGTTCTCTTCTCCTGATTTGTACATAAGACGGATGCCAATATTAGTATCGATTGTACATGTATTCTTAAGAACATAATTGCAAGAATAATCAATGTCTGTATCTAGTGGTTCATTATTGGCATCCTTCCTGGCCTGAACTTTAAGAACATGATTCCAAGTAGACCGAATTTATGTGTATACtaatccctccgttccaaataatAAGTCACTTTAGTTTTGTAATGAGTCAAATTTCTCCTTCTTTGACTAGCTATAAAGAAAATGTACCAAAAAGCATCAAATGAATTTTGTTAAATTCTCCATGGAAtgtcttgatagtgcatttatttgaactATGTCTATATGTTTTCTAAAAACTTgatcaaagttagagaagtttgacttaaaaAGCTAAAGTGACctatttgaaatggagggagtagtaattTTGAAGAAACAAATCTATTGCTGTACCCTAGGAGGCTACTACTAATGCTTGACATCATCAACGcaatttctatttttttctttggtTATTGTGCTACTAATCAAGTTATATTCATTTAGCGCATCTGAAACTaaacttcaattatttctttgtGCTTGCGGAACTTCATGCCTGCTTGTAGTTGCAATTCATGCTTCTAATAGTTCGAGTCTATTAGTCACTAGGTATAGAATGGGAGTTATAGCATCTAAAAGGTAAGCTAATGTCCTTAGCCAAAGTTTTCGTATGTAATTTTTGAATCCTGCAGTATTACTTTCATACTTTGTTACTTACCTTCCAAGATATTTGTCTGATGTAAAGTTTAAAGTTGTATTTATATGCCATTGTGGGTCAGACTTCAGTTTGAGCCTTGATGGGAAATTCTTATCCTTCTGTTCCCTTCTGAAATCTTGTTCCAGGCTGCCATATGTTATTGACTGGTGGTCATCTTGACAGGTTAGATGGGATGATGGTATAGAGTGCCATTGGCAAAATAGGGTATCTCCTTGGGAGATTGAGGTCACAGGATCAGTTTCAGGATCTCATATGTGCGCTCCCAATTCAAAACGTCTGAAACCATGCCTCCCTCAAGTTAATCCGGAGATTGTGCTTCCAAGTAGGTAGTTTTACAAGTGAAAGGAGAACCATTAGTCAAGGTTTATGTACCCTGCTGAATTTGTCCTCTTTTGCTATTTTGGCAGATGGAAGCATTTCTTCAGATTTTGCGGGATCTGCCAGATTCCACAAGGTCTTGCAAGGTCAAGAATTGTTGGGTTTGAAAACCCATGACGGTACTGCTATTTCTGCTTTTCAGGCAACTGAAGCGAGAAATTTGCAGTACAGTGATGAACGTAGTAACACGAGTAACAATATCTTAGGGATCCCAAGACTTGGTGTTAGATCTCCAAATGGAATCCCTGGTTTTCCCTACCATTGCTCAGGCTTTGGGGAATCTCAAAGATTCCAAAAGGTCTTGCAAGGTCAAGAAGTGTTTCGTCCTTTCCGAGGAGGATGTTTGGCTGATGGCCATATAAGAACTGCTGGCATGTATCAACCTGATGGTAGCCATGTATCTGGTGCAGCGTATAAATGGCCTGCACCACGAGGGTGTGATTTTCCACAGCCAGCAAAACCGGTTCTTCTGTTGCAAGCATCCTCCCCATCATCTGTGTTTATGTTTCCACAAACTAGTTCTAAGATAACTCGCTTGGAATATGAGTACAGCTGCCTGGATAAGGATGGGGATGGTAGATTTGATAGGACTGTTCCTATTCAAGATATGGGAAGAAGCA includes:
- the LOC136458662 gene encoding auxin response factor 2-like, which translates into the protein MAGIDLNTVEEEDEEEAEAPPVARAAGAAVCLELWHACAGPVAPLPRKGSAVVYLPQGHLEHIGGDVGTAGAAAAAAVPPHVLCRVVDVTLHADGATDEVYARVSLLPEDEEAERRARARVREDEDADRDGEDGAAMKPLARTPHMFCKTLTASDTSTHGGFSVPRRAAEDCFPPLDYSQQRPSQELVAKDLHGTEWKFRHIYRGQPRRHLLTTGWSAFVNNKKLVSGDAVLFLRGEDGVLRLGVRRAAQLKIVTPIPTPHNQCSSHSTLGNVAQAVAAKTVFHIYYNPRLSQSEFIVSYWKFKRSFNQPISVGMRCRMQYESDNASERRCTGIIIGSREAEPIWYGSKWKFLVVRWDDGIECHWQNRVSPWEIEVTGSVSGSHMCAPNSKRLKPCLPQVNPEIVLPNGSISSDFAGSARFHKVLQGQELLGLKTHDGTAISAFQATEARNLQYSDERSNTSNNILGIPRLGVRSPNGIPGFPYHCSGFGESQRFQKVLQGQEVFRPFRGGCLADGHIRTAGMYQPDGSHVSGAAYKWPAPRGCDFPQPAKPVLLLQASSPSSVFMFPQTSSKITRLEYEYSCLDKDGDGRFDRTVPIQDMGRSNQALSLWPHLVSGEAIEECTGTENMHSPVSGAEHESNNESTVENGCKIFGISLAEKIRSCDEADSCSAKCNSRLQPSKSEMPKSLGSCWATVHEQRPVVGRVVDVSATDMMI